A section of the Acidobacterium capsulatum ATCC 51196 genome encodes:
- a CDS encoding ribonucleoside-diphosphate reductase subunit alpha, with product MATTHPSVSGTLPGFPAKEEIPVMHVRKRNGELEPVDVNKIVRAVQRCSAGLSQVDAIRVASKTIGGLYDGATTRELDAISIDTAASLIAEEPQYSKLAARLLLGTILKEVAGQNLHSFSQSIEYAHQEGVVNAATAEFVRTHARKLNYAIDEQLSDRFEFFGLRTVYDRYLLRDPLSRKVIETPQYFFLRVACGLAGTPHEAIEFYRLIASHDYMPSSPTLFNSGTKHPQMSSCYLHDSPSDSLESIYDTYKDVALLSKFSGGIGLAFHRVRSEGSLIRATNGLSNGIVPWLRTLDSSVAAVNQGGKRKGACCVYLEPWHADVEQFLELRENTGDLSRRTYNLNLANWIPDLFMRRVEEDGMWSLFDPKVVPQLPDLYGVEFDAAYEKAEAEQLYARQIKARDLYARMMRSLAETGNGWMTFKDACNLKCNQTGKPGNVVHLSNLCTEITEVTSRDETAVCNLGSINLARHVANGAFDFEKLAETVRVAVPMLDRVIDINYYPVHQAASANSRWRPVGLGLMGLQDVFFQLRMPFDSPEAQQLSTHIQEEIYYHALAASCELAEKQGAHPAFAETRLAAGQLQFDLWGVKPADEARWNTLRARIQQHGVRNSLLIAIAPTATIASIVGCYECTEPQVSNLFKRETLSGEFLQVNRYLVTDLKERGLWNEELRMRLKLGEGSVQAIDGIPDDLKQIYRTVWELPMRAIIDLARERSPFIDQSQSLNLFAESPNIGRLSSMYMYAWKSGLKTTYYLRSRPATRIAKTTVASAKNATAAVACSLENPGSCEACQ from the coding sequence ATGGCGACCACCCACCCCAGCGTATCGGGCACTCTGCCCGGTTTCCCGGCCAAGGAAGAAATTCCGGTAATGCACGTTCGCAAGCGCAACGGCGAGCTTGAGCCCGTGGACGTGAACAAGATTGTGCGTGCCGTGCAGCGATGCAGCGCCGGGCTGTCGCAGGTGGACGCCATTCGCGTGGCCAGCAAGACGATTGGCGGCCTCTATGACGGAGCCACGACGCGCGAATTGGATGCCATCTCGATTGATACGGCGGCCTCACTGATCGCCGAGGAGCCGCAGTACTCCAAGCTCGCGGCACGGCTGCTGCTGGGCACGATTTTGAAAGAGGTCGCCGGGCAGAACCTGCACTCGTTCTCGCAGTCTATTGAATATGCGCATCAGGAAGGCGTGGTGAATGCGGCGACGGCTGAGTTTGTGCGTACCCATGCTCGCAAGCTGAATTACGCGATTGATGAGCAGCTCTCTGACCGCTTTGAGTTCTTTGGCCTGCGCACGGTCTATGACCGGTATCTGCTGCGCGACCCGCTCTCGCGCAAGGTGATTGAGACGCCGCAGTACTTCTTTTTGCGTGTGGCCTGCGGGCTCGCGGGCACGCCGCATGAGGCCATCGAGTTCTACCGGTTGATCGCCTCGCATGACTATATGCCGAGTTCGCCGACGCTGTTCAACTCCGGCACCAAGCATCCGCAGATGTCGTCCTGCTATCTGCATGATTCGCCGTCTGACTCGCTCGAATCGATCTACGACACTTACAAAGACGTGGCGCTGCTGTCGAAGTTCTCCGGTGGCATCGGGCTGGCCTTTCACCGCGTGCGCTCCGAGGGGTCGCTGATTCGTGCCACCAACGGCTTGTCGAATGGCATTGTGCCGTGGCTGCGCACGCTCGACAGTTCCGTGGCCGCAGTCAACCAGGGCGGCAAGCGCAAGGGTGCATGCTGCGTCTATCTGGAGCCGTGGCACGCCGACGTGGAGCAGTTTCTCGAACTGCGCGAGAACACGGGGGATCTTTCGCGCCGCACCTACAATCTGAATCTCGCGAACTGGATTCCCGACCTTTTCATGCGGCGTGTGGAAGAAGACGGCATGTGGTCGCTGTTTGATCCCAAGGTGGTGCCACAGTTGCCCGATCTGTATGGCGTGGAGTTTGACGCGGCCTATGAAAAGGCCGAGGCCGAGCAGCTCTACGCCCGCCAGATCAAGGCGCGCGACCTGTATGCGCGCATGATGCGCAGCCTGGCCGAGACGGGCAACGGCTGGATGACCTTCAAGGACGCCTGCAACCTGAAGTGCAACCAGACCGGCAAACCGGGCAATGTGGTGCATCTCTCCAACCTCTGTACCGAGATCACTGAAGTGACCTCACGCGACGAGACGGCGGTGTGCAACCTCGGCTCCATCAACCTGGCGCGGCACGTGGCCAATGGCGCTTTTGACTTTGAGAAGCTGGCCGAGACGGTGCGCGTGGCCGTGCCGATGCTCGATCGCGTCATCGACATCAACTACTACCCCGTGCATCAGGCAGCGAGCGCAAATTCACGCTGGCGGCCCGTGGGCCTTGGGTTGATGGGCCTGCAGGACGTGTTCTTCCAGTTGCGGATGCCATTTGATTCGCCTGAAGCACAGCAGCTTTCCACGCACATTCAGGAGGAGATCTACTATCACGCGCTCGCGGCCTCCTGCGAACTGGCCGAGAAGCAGGGTGCACATCCTGCCTTTGCGGAAACGCGTCTGGCGGCCGGACAACTGCAGTTTGATCTGTGGGGTGTGAAGCCGGCGGATGAAGCGCGCTGGAACACGCTGCGCGCGCGCATCCAGCAGCATGGCGTGCGCAACTCGCTGCTGATCGCCATTGCGCCGACAGCGACGATTGCCTCCATCGTGGGCTGCTACGAGTGCACGGAGCCGCAGGTGTCGAACCTCTTCAAGCGCGAGACCCTCTCGGGCGAGTTCCTGCAGGTCAACCGCTATCTGGTTACAGACCTGAAGGAGCGCGGCCTGTGGAACGAGGAACTGCGCATGCGCCTGAAGCTGGGCGAGGGTTCGGTGCAGGCCATCGATGGAATTCCCGACGACCTGAAGCAGATTTACCGCACCGTCTGGGAGCTGCCGATGCGCGCCATCATCGATCTGGCCCGCGAACGCAGCCCCTTCATTGACCAGAGCCAGTCGCTGAATCTCTTTGCCGAGTCGCCGAATATCGGCCGCCTCAGCTCGATGTATATGTATGCGTGGAAGAGCGGCCTGAAGACGACCTACTATCTGCGTTCACGTCCGGCGACCCGCATTGCGAAGACGACGGTGGCCAGCGCCAAGAATGCCACAGCCGCCGTAGCGTGTTCTCTTGAAAATCCAGGCTCCTGCGAAGCCTGCCAGTAA
- a CDS encoding sensor histidine kinase: MNSSLHLRRLLFALALTLSACAARALDPRVPLRQDGAQVWQTESGLPQNTVHSILQTRDGFLWAATEGGLVRFDGEQFTAFTSRKNKGLPSDLIYHLMQSRDGSLSDTLWISTAAGVARERNGHFHSWPTGETYATFQDRAGDIWALTASGIERFTGGRFMLATEATLTEASSMLQTPDGALWVSSSEGLLRAAAGSSHFVVVGARVPVQAMAPGPGHTLWAGTPTGVEVCTAKDCSTLHVLGLSGPFFVSALAPSTTSPDNMWVGTDEGLFLVGHHHARRYGIKDGLPSGQINFLFHDREGALWIGTNRGLARFANGLMESLPSRSEVAGNIVLSAYEDREGDLWLGFESNGLGVLRSLAFSSLTVRDGLAGNYVLSVTQDTHGTLWAGTNGAGLSGDSDGHFTTLTTAQGLSSNIVMALAPGRDGTLWAGTPDGLDEIRNHHVRIFTTADGLPDDFVRSLFVDALGTLWIGTRRGLTRYSGGQFTTYTDLDGLGGNLIGAMLEDRRDHALWVATLGGLSRLRNGKFQNFTTADGLSSNIVTALYQDAQGTLWIATKGGGLDRYQNGHFTSISSKATGLPESIYGILGDTRGYLWLSSTHGIDRVSEEALNRFAAHQIRNLPIATFGASDGMGISECSSGGHPAAWRAANGTLWFATLKGLATVNPAHMAMDRVPPLVALESVRIDDAPVPLAAHLRVPPGRTRVAFHYAGLSFAAPQKVRYRYQLSGFDPRWINAGNQRTAYYTNLPPGRYTFRVLASNQDGLWSQNAAVVAITVEPQVYQTWWFRLLLVLGVALLIYLEYRRRVRRVRSEFQAVLRERTRIAREIHDTLAQGFAAVSVQLEVVSRLLPNATEGARHALDTARSLARSSLQDARTSIWDLRSQSSEQEDLATRLRKLADHLCAPANIKAQLEVNGAYRPLTPEVETELTRIAQEAIVNAVRHSETASIALRLSFHERQIELSVRDNGRGFSGAPPAARPGHYGITGMHERAERIGGKLTIESRPGEGTEVHLTLPLKRDGGEK; encoded by the coding sequence ATGAATTCTTCGCTGCATCTGCGCCGCCTTTTGTTTGCGCTTGCCCTCACGCTGAGCGCCTGTGCCGCTCGCGCGCTCGACCCGCGCGTGCCGCTGCGGCAGGATGGCGCGCAGGTCTGGCAGACCGAGAGCGGATTGCCGCAAAACACTGTCCATTCGATTTTGCAGACGCGTGACGGCTTTCTATGGGCTGCCACTGAAGGAGGACTGGTGCGCTTTGACGGCGAGCAGTTCACCGCCTTCACCAGCCGGAAGAATAAGGGCTTGCCGAGCGACCTCATCTATCACCTCATGCAGAGCCGAGACGGCTCGCTCTCAGACACACTCTGGATCAGCACGGCAGCCGGCGTCGCCCGCGAGCGCAATGGGCACTTTCACTCCTGGCCCACCGGCGAGACCTATGCCACCTTTCAGGACCGCGCCGGAGACATCTGGGCGCTGACAGCTTCCGGCATTGAGCGCTTCACCGGGGGCCGCTTCATGCTGGCCACCGAGGCCACGCTCACCGAGGCCAGCAGCATGCTGCAAACGCCGGATGGCGCGCTCTGGGTGAGCAGCAGCGAGGGCCTGCTGCGCGCCGCAGCCGGGTCCAGCCATTTCGTGGTGGTGGGCGCGCGTGTCCCGGTGCAGGCGATGGCGCCCGGCCCCGGGCACACACTCTGGGCTGGCACCCCCACGGGCGTAGAAGTATGCACGGCAAAAGACTGCAGCACGCTGCACGTGTTGGGTCTGTCCGGTCCTTTTTTTGTCTCCGCGCTCGCGCCTTCGACAACTTCGCCAGACAACATGTGGGTCGGCACGGATGAAGGCCTCTTCCTCGTGGGCCACCATCACGCCCGCCGTTACGGAATAAAAGATGGCCTGCCCTCGGGCCAGATCAATTTTCTCTTTCATGATCGTGAAGGCGCGCTGTGGATCGGCACCAATCGCGGCCTGGCGCGCTTTGCCAACGGCCTGATGGAATCGCTGCCGAGCCGCAGCGAAGTGGCCGGCAACATCGTGCTCTCAGCTTATGAAGACCGCGAGGGCGATCTGTGGCTCGGCTTTGAATCCAATGGACTCGGCGTGCTGCGCAGTCTGGCCTTCTCCAGCCTCACGGTTCGCGATGGCCTGGCCGGCAATTATGTGCTCTCGGTCACGCAGGACACTCATGGCACCCTTTGGGCAGGCACCAACGGAGCCGGGCTCAGCGGCGACAGTGACGGTCACTTCACCACGCTCACCACCGCGCAGGGACTTTCCAGCAACATCGTCATGGCGCTTGCGCCGGGCCGCGACGGCACCCTATGGGCAGGCACTCCCGATGGGCTGGATGAGATTCGTAACCATCACGTGCGCATTTTCACCACGGCCGATGGCCTGCCTGATGATTTTGTGCGCTCGCTCTTCGTCGATGCACTGGGGACGCTCTGGATCGGCACCCGCCGGGGACTCACGCGGTACTCCGGCGGACAATTCACCACGTATACCGATCTGGACGGCCTCGGCGGCAACCTGATCGGCGCCATGCTTGAAGACCGCCGCGACCATGCCCTGTGGGTTGCCACGCTGGGCGGTCTCTCCCGGCTGCGCAACGGAAAATTCCAGAACTTCACAACCGCCGATGGCCTCTCCAGCAACATTGTCACCGCGCTTTATCAGGATGCGCAGGGCACGCTCTGGATCGCCACCAAGGGCGGCGGCCTCGACCGCTACCAGAACGGCCATTTCACCAGCATCTCGTCCAAAGCCACGGGTCTGCCCGAAAGCATCTACGGCATTCTTGGCGACACGCGCGGCTACCTGTGGCTCAGCTCGACGCATGGCATTGATCGCGTCAGCGAGGAAGCACTCAACCGCTTCGCCGCGCACCAGATTCGCAACCTGCCGATCGCCACATTTGGCGCGTCAGACGGCATGGGCATCAGCGAGTGCAGCAGCGGCGGACATCCGGCAGCGTGGCGCGCGGCAAATGGAACGCTCTGGTTCGCAACTCTCAAGGGGCTGGCCACGGTGAATCCCGCGCACATGGCCATGGATCGCGTGCCGCCGCTGGTCGCGCTCGAGAGTGTGCGCATCGATGATGCACCTGTGCCGCTCGCTGCGCATCTGCGCGTGCCGCCGGGCCGCACGCGCGTGGCCTTCCACTATGCGGGCCTCAGCTTTGCCGCGCCGCAAAAGGTGCGCTACCGCTATCAGCTCAGCGGCTTTGACCCCCGCTGGATCAACGCCGGAAACCAGCGCACCGCCTACTACACCAACCTGCCGCCCGGGCGTTACACCTTTCGCGTGCTGGCCTCAAATCAGGACGGCCTCTGGTCGCAGAACGCTGCAGTGGTCGCGATCACCGTGGAGCCGCAGGTTTACCAGACATGGTGGTTCCGCCTGTTGCTGGTGCTCGGCGTGGCCTTGCTGATCTACCTTGAATATCGCCGCCGCGTGCGCCGTGTGCGCTCAGAGTTTCAGGCCGTATTGCGCGAGCGCACCCGCATCGCACGCGAAATTCACGACACGCTGGCCCAGGGCTTCGCGGCAGTCTCGGTGCAGCTTGAGGTGGTTTCGCGCCTGCTGCCCAACGCCACCGAAGGCGCGCGTCACGCCCTCGACACCGCTCGTTCGCTTGCACGCAGCAGCCTGCAGGACGCCCGCACCTCCATCTGGGACCTGCGCTCGCAGAGCAGCGAGCAGGAAGATCTCGCCACGCGCCTGCGCAAACTGGCCGATCATCTTTGCGCGCCCGCAAATATCAAGGCGCAGCTAGAGGTGAATGGAGCCTATCGCCCGCTGACTCCGGAAGTGGAAACCGAGCTGACGCGCATCGCGCAGGAAGCGATCGTCAACGCTGTTCGCCACTCCGAAACCGCATCGATTGCCCTGCGTCTCAGCTTTCATGAGCGACAAATTGAGCTCTCCGTGCGGGATAATGGCAGAGGATTCTCCGGCGCACCGCCTGCCGCGCGTCCCGGGCACTATGGCATCACGGGGATGCACGAGCGCGCCGAACGCATCGGAGGCAAGCTGACCATCGAGAGCCGCCCCGGCGAAGGCACCGAGGTACATCTGACGCTGCCTTTGAAAAGGGACGGAGGAGAAAAATGA
- a CDS encoding response regulator has product MDDTTHTATIRILVVDDHHIVRQGLVALLNTLPGFEVIAEAGDGVEAIALHREHQPDITIMDLRLPRMNGVEAITRIREESPGARIVVLTTFDGDEDIYRALQAGARGYLLKGMDADDLTAAIRSVHAGKSRIPTVVAERLAERMSGSELTARELDVLRLIVQGRSNREIAADLHISEATVKTHINNLLSKLGVSDRTQAATTALQRGLVHLE; this is encoded by the coding sequence ATGGACGACACTACCCACACCGCAACCATCCGCATTCTTGTGGTGGATGACCATCACATCGTCCGCCAGGGGCTGGTCGCGCTGCTGAACACGTTGCCCGGCTTTGAAGTCATTGCCGAGGCCGGCGACGGCGTCGAGGCCATCGCGCTGCATCGTGAGCATCAGCCCGACATCACCATCATGGACCTGCGACTGCCGCGGATGAATGGCGTCGAGGCCATCACGCGCATTCGGGAGGAATCTCCGGGCGCTCGCATCGTGGTGCTCACCACTTTTGACGGCGATGAGGATATCTATCGTGCCCTGCAGGCAGGTGCCCGAGGCTACCTGCTCAAGGGCATGGACGCGGACGACCTTACCGCCGCCATCCGCTCGGTGCATGCGGGCAAATCACGCATTCCCACGGTGGTGGCCGAGCGACTCGCCGAACGCATGAGCGGCTCTGAACTGACCGCCCGCGAACTCGATGTGCTGCGCCTCATCGTGCAGGGCCGCAGCAACCGCGAAATCGCGGCCGATCTGCACATCTCTGAGGCCACCGTGAAAACCCACATCAACAACCTGCTCAGCAAGCTGGGCGTGAGCGACCGCACGCAGGCAGCCACCACGGCGCTGCAACGCGGCCTCGTGCATCTGGAGTAG
- a CDS encoding AIM24 family protein — protein sequence MQNRILGTTMPAIEFLLEPNEVIISESGELSWMTAPIQMRTHTQMGGGGGIFGAIKRMAGGGSLFMTEYRAIGAPGEVAFATKVPGHIVPVEVGQGREFYIHRHGFLCGTEQVTLGVGFQQSLGAGIFGGDGFLLQKVGGNGVAWLELSGEVVVKDLRPGETLRVHPGHVGAFENSVSFQITRVPGIKNMIFGGDGIFLAALTGPGRVWLQTLPLANLAHALMEYLPQGENRQVAEAGVVGGIVGSLLDGMR from the coding sequence ATGCAAAACCGCATTCTGGGCACGACGATGCCCGCCATTGAGTTTCTTCTTGAACCGAACGAGGTCATCATCTCCGAGTCTGGCGAACTGTCGTGGATGACCGCGCCGATTCAGATGCGCACGCACACGCAGATGGGCGGCGGCGGCGGAATCTTTGGCGCCATCAAGCGCATGGCCGGCGGCGGATCGCTGTTCATGACCGAGTATCGCGCCATCGGCGCTCCAGGCGAGGTCGCCTTTGCCACCAAGGTGCCGGGACACATTGTCCCGGTGGAAGTAGGACAAGGCCGCGAGTTTTATATTCATCGCCATGGATTTTTGTGCGGGACTGAGCAGGTCACGCTGGGTGTTGGCTTTCAGCAGTCGCTCGGCGCGGGCATCTTCGGCGGCGACGGATTTCTACTGCAGAAGGTGGGCGGCAACGGCGTCGCGTGGCTCGAGCTTTCTGGCGAGGTGGTGGTGAAAGACCTGCGGCCGGGCGAGACGCTGCGGGTGCATCCGGGCCATGTGGGCGCGTTTGAGAACAGTGTGTCGTTCCAGATCACACGCGTGCCCGGCATCAAAAACATGATCTTCGGCGGCGACGGCATCTTTCTGGCGGCGCTCACCGGCCCTGGCCGTGTGTGGTTGCAGACGCTTCCGCTGGCAAATCTGGCGCATGCGTTGATGGAGTATCTGCCGCAGGGCGAGAATCGTCAGGTGGCGGAAGCCGGCGTGGTGGGCGGCATTGTGGGCTCGTTGCTCGACGGCATGCGGTAG
- a CDS encoding DUF4396 domain-containing protein: MLAEIAWISLGVAFACALIIALDEVRHPQKMGVMNLVWPITALYLSVFALWGYFSFGRNKSGHGHHHEMSHHSSWEGNDDDMKMARRDPTWQQIAMAASHCGAGCTLADVVCDFGVFFAGLTLFGSDLLTKYIIDFGGAWLLGIAFQYFSIQPMRHLPVGQALAEAIKADTLSIAAFQVGMYGWMALSYFVFFPAPHLTPLQPQYWLMMQIAMVCGFLTTAPMNRWLVGKGIKEAMG; this comes from the coding sequence ATGTTGGCGGAGATTGCGTGGATTTCGCTGGGCGTTGCCTTTGCCTGTGCCCTGATCATTGCGCTGGATGAGGTGCGGCATCCGCAAAAGATGGGCGTGATGAATCTGGTGTGGCCCATCACCGCGCTCTACCTGAGCGTCTTTGCCCTCTGGGGTTATTTCAGCTTTGGCAGAAACAAGAGCGGCCACGGGCATCATCATGAGATGAGCCATCACAGCAGTTGGGAAGGAAATGACGATGATATGAAGATGGCACGCCGCGATCCAACCTGGCAACAAATTGCGATGGCGGCCAGCCATTGCGGAGCAGGCTGCACGTTAGCCGACGTGGTGTGCGACTTTGGCGTTTTCTTCGCCGGGCTCACGCTCTTTGGCAGCGACTTGCTGACCAAGTACATCATCGACTTCGGCGGTGCGTGGCTGCTGGGGATTGCCTTTCAGTACTTCTCCATTCAGCCGATGCGGCACTTGCCGGTGGGCCAGGCCCTGGCAGAGGCGATCAAGGCCGATACGCTCTCGATTGCAGCCTTTCAGGTAGGCATGTATGGCTGGATGGCACTCTCGTATTTTGTGTTTTTCCCCGCGCCGCATCTCACCCCGCTGCAACCGCAATATTGGCTCATGATGCAAATTGCGATGGTGTGCGGATTTTTGACGACGGCTCCCATGAACCGCTGGCTGGTGGGCAAGGGCATCAAGGAGGCCATGGGCTGA